One segment of Cetobacterium sp. NK01 DNA contains the following:
- a CDS encoding glycogen/starch/alpha-glucan phosphorylase: MNLTKNQFKDDYIKRLTLTFAQTPTEASLEHKYLALGKLIRDYISESWAETNNYYTKKKCKQIYYFSMEFLLGRLLNSYLLNLNIRDTVKDGLRDLGIDLEEILQLEPDPALGNGGLGRLAACFMDSLASLGFPGHGCGIRFKHGLFKQKIVNGYQKELLNNWLKDDFLWEIKKPEKTVTVRFGGSVTLNNTPDGIVPIYSGHEEIDAVPYDIPILGANMETVNTLRLFSAELPEEDIDLNSLQKGDYQKFIDKKFAVEAISQILYPDDSSYRGKLLRLKQEYFFVSAGLQTILKRYKKLKESIHKFSDFVGVHINDTHPAIAVGELMRLLLDEEKLDWDSAWDITVKTLAYTNHTILAEAMEKWPYDMFKKTVPRILMIIEEIDRRFCEEVSRKYEEDYNKIDSMRIIYNGEVRMANLAIIGSHSINGVAKIHTEILKNRELHNFYLLYPERFNNKTNGITHRRWLKNANPDLYKLVIEKSGSECLNDTNKFINFLKYINDDNVLQALDKIKFKNKEKVVAFVKNNYNLDINPFSIFDVQIKRLHGYKRQLLNIFHIIYLYNKLKENPELDIVPRTFFFGAKAAPSYYLAKNIIKLINSVANIVNNDPDIRNKIKIVFLENYGVSIAELIIPAGDVSEQISTASKEASGTGNMKFMMNGAVTLATLDGANVEIYDEVGDNNIVIFGLTSQEVMDLEKNRTYNFRDILDSNSDLQKILRQLSDGTFSENKDEFKDILNHIYGEGDPYFVLKDFTAYVEAQNIINTLYENRKGWLQMCLVNIAHSGKFSSDNSIRKYAEDIWHIKEVKRGE, from the coding sequence ATGAATTTAACTAAAAACCAATTTAAAGATGACTATATTAAAAGACTGACACTTACTTTTGCTCAAACTCCTACTGAAGCGTCTTTAGAACATAAGTATTTAGCCTTAGGAAAACTTATTAGAGACTATATCTCTGAATCTTGGGCTGAAACTAACAACTATTACACTAAGAAAAAATGTAAACAAATTTATTACTTCTCTATGGAATTTTTACTTGGAAGACTTTTGAACTCCTATCTTTTAAACCTTAATATCAGAGATACTGTTAAAGATGGCCTTAGAGACTTAGGTATTGATTTAGAAGAGATTTTACAGTTAGAACCTGATCCTGCTCTTGGTAATGGTGGACTTGGAAGACTTGCTGCATGTTTTATGGATTCTCTTGCATCTTTAGGATTTCCTGGTCATGGATGTGGAATTAGATTTAAACATGGACTTTTTAAACAAAAAATTGTAAATGGATATCAAAAAGAACTTTTAAATAACTGGTTAAAGGATGACTTTCTATGGGAGATTAAAAAACCAGAAAAAACTGTAACTGTTAGATTTGGAGGTAGCGTTACTTTAAACAACACTCCTGATGGTATTGTTCCTATATACTCTGGACATGAAGAGATTGATGCTGTACCATATGATATTCCAATTTTAGGAGCAAATATGGAAACAGTTAATACTCTTAGACTTTTTAGTGCTGAGCTTCCTGAAGAGGACATTGATCTTAATAGTTTACAAAAAGGTGACTATCAAAAATTCATAGATAAAAAATTTGCTGTAGAAGCTATTTCTCAAATTTTATATCCTGATGACTCTAGTTATAGAGGGAAACTTTTACGTTTAAAACAGGAATATTTTTTTGTAAGCGCTGGTTTACAAACGATTTTGAAAAGATATAAAAAACTTAAAGAGTCTATTCATAAATTTTCTGACTTTGTTGGAGTTCACATAAATGATACCCATCCTGCTATAGCTGTTGGTGAACTTATGAGGCTTCTTTTAGATGAAGAAAAGCTGGACTGGGATAGTGCATGGGATATAACAGTTAAAACTTTAGCTTATACAAATCATACTATTTTAGCTGAAGCAATGGAAAAATGGCCCTATGATATGTTTAAAAAAACAGTTCCAAGAATCCTTATGATTATAGAGGAGATTGATAGACGTTTCTGTGAAGAGGTTAGCCGAAAGTATGAAGAGGATTATAACAAAATTGATTCAATGAGAATAATCTATAATGGAGAGGTTAGAATGGCAAACTTAGCTATTATTGGTTCTCACTCTATCAACGGAGTTGCTAAAATACATACTGAAATTTTAAAAAATCGTGAACTTCATAACTTTTATCTTCTTTATCCAGAAAGATTCAATAACAAAACTAATGGAATAACTCATAGACGATGGCTTAAAAATGCTAATCCTGATCTTTATAAATTAGTTATTGAGAAAAGTGGTTCTGAATGTTTAAATGATACAAATAAATTTATTAATTTTTTAAAATACATAAATGATGATAATGTGTTACAAGCTCTTGATAAAATTAAATTTAAAAATAAAGAAAAAGTTGTAGCTTTTGTCAAAAATAACTATAACTTAGATATAAATCCTTTTTCAATATTTGATGTACAGATTAAAAGACTTCATGGATATAAAAGACAGCTGCTTAATATTTTCCATATAATTTATCTTTATAATAAATTAAAAGAAAATCCAGAGCTAGATATTGTTCCAAGAACATTTTTCTTTGGGGCTAAAGCTGCTCCATCATATTATTTAGCTAAAAATATAATAAAGCTTATAAATTCTGTAGCTAATATTGTTAACAATGATCCTGATATTAGGAATAAAATAAAAATTGTATTTTTAGAGAACTATGGAGTTTCTATAGCTGAGCTTATTATTCCTGCTGGAGACGTAAGTGAACAGATATCTACAGCATCTAAAGAAGCCTCAGGAACTGGAAATATGAAGTTCATGATGAATGGTGCTGTTACATTGGCTACTTTAGATGGAGCTAACGTTGAAATATATGATGAAGTTGGAGACAATAATATTGTTATCTTTGGACTTACATCTCAAGAGGTTATGGATTTAGAAAAAAATAGAACTTATAACTTTAGAGACATTTTAGATTCTAATTCTGATTTACAAAAAATCCTTAGACAACTTAGTGATGGTACATTTTCTGAGAATAAAGATGAATTTAAAGATATTTTAAATCATATATATGGAGAAGGAGATCCTTACTTTGTACTAAAAGATTTTACGGCTTATGTTGAAGCTCAAAATATAATAAATACTCTTTATGAAAATAGAAAAGGATGGCTTCAAATGTGTTTAGTTAACATTGCCCATTCTGGAAAATTCTCTTCAGATAATAGTATTAGAAAATATGCTGAAGATATTTGGCATATTAAGGAGGTGAAAAGAGGTGAATAG
- a CDS encoding polysaccharide deacetylase family protein has translation MKILKYLLVVCLASISIFAQEAKRIALTFDDGPKAKITEEILEVLNENDAKATFFILGTNGKRYPKILEKIHEGGHQIANHSYNHPNLKKLPMNEVKKELESTNKIITAVTNKKVGHFRPPYGALTKTQKEELRKNLGMESVMWNICPKDWEKPSDADYIAKFLVENAKDNGIVLLHDYGKTAQALKVAIPQLKAKGFQFVTVEELSKK, from the coding sequence ATGAAAATATTAAAGTACTTATTAGTGGTATGCTTAGCAAGTATATCTATTTTTGCTCAAGAGGCTAAGAGAATAGCATTAACTTTTGATGATGGTCCAAAGGCAAAGATTACAGAGGAGATACTAGAAGTTTTAAATGAAAATGATGCAAAAGCAACATTTTTTATCTTAGGAACAAATGGGAAAAGATATCCTAAAATTTTAGAAAAAATCCATGAGGGTGGTCATCAAATAGCAAATCACTCATATAATCATCCAAATTTAAAAAAATTACCAATGAATGAAGTAAAAAAAGAGTTAGAAAGTACAAATAAAATAATAACAGCTGTAACAAATAAAAAAGTAGGTCATTTTAGACCACCATATGGAGCTTTAACTAAAACTCAAAAAGAGGAGCTAAGAAAAAATTTAGGGATGGAATCTGTTATGTGGAACATCTGTCCAAAGGACTGGGAAAAACCTTCAGATGCAGATTATATAGCTAAATTTTTAGTAGAAAATGCTAAAGATAATGGAATTGTATTATTGCATGATTATGGTAAAACTGCTCAAGCCTTAAAAGTTGCAATTCCTCAATTAAAAGCCAAAGGTTTTCAGTTTGTGACAGTTGAAGAGTTAAGTAAAAAATAA
- a CDS encoding cold-shock protein: protein MKGTVKWFNEEKGFGFITGEDGKDVFAHFSQIKKDGFKKLVEGEEVTFDVVQGERGPQASNIVTVK, encoded by the coding sequence ATGAAAGGTACAGTTAAATGGTTTAACGAAGAAAAAGGATTTGGATTTATCACTGGTGAGGACGGGAAAGATGTATTCGCACACTTCTCTCAAATCAAGAAAGATGGATTCAAGAAGTTAGTAGAAGGAGAAGAAGTAACTTTTGACGTAGTTCAAGGTGAAAGAGGACCTCAAGCATCTAACATCGTAACTGTAAAGTAA
- the glgB gene encoding 1,4-alpha-glucan branching protein GlgB produces the protein MNYTLYNTFGAHIKTIDNTQGVLFTLWAPNAIKISVVGDFNNWDGKANYMNKDVKTGVWTLFIPHLKEGTLYKYMIADKNHKIFLKSDPFAFLSEVRPNTASIVYNPFTSFPWEDNKWLEKREKENLYKKPISIYELHLGSWKRNYNRGEGPEDGREFLNYKEIAKKLVPYILETGFTHIEILPLTEHPLDTSWGYQGVGYFSITSRYGTPEDFKHLVNECHKAGIGVILDWVPGHFCKDAHGLYRFDGTPLFEYENEILGENPTWGTANFDFTKPFVKNFLLSSATFLFEHFHIDGIRADAVSNLLYLEYGREKTGLKNSLGGDAKLEAIDFLRTLNETIFKLYKNPLMIAEEATSWPLVTAPTYKGGLGFNYKWNMGWMNDMLKYMSYSPCERDSHHNLLTFSLMYAFSENFILALSHDEVVHGKKSLLDKMNGDYIQKFDSLRMFYGFMFGHPGKKLLFMGGEFGQFIEWRYYEELEWKLLKYPQHDSLKTYVSKLNEFYKSEPALWGNDSTGDGFQWLNHKNHTQKLITFIRKGDTSEDFILVVCNFTKNEYINHSIGVPRMVEYEELFNSDKDIFGGSNQTNPNIIKPINRELDDQPFSIPINIAPLCTLFLKPIFKRGK, from the coding sequence ATGAATTATACTCTTTATAACACTTTCGGAGCTCATATTAAAACTATTGATAATACTCAGGGTGTTTTATTTACTCTTTGGGCACCAAACGCTATCAAAATCTCTGTTGTTGGAGATTTTAATAATTGGGATGGGAAAGCAAATTATATGAATAAAGATGTAAAAACAGGAGTTTGGACTCTTTTTATTCCACATTTAAAAGAGGGAACACTTTACAAATATATGATTGCTGATAAAAATCATAAAATATTTTTGAAAAGTGATCCCTTTGCCTTTCTTTCAGAAGTGAGACCTAATACTGCCTCTATTGTTTATAACCCATTTACATCTTTTCCATGGGAAGATAACAAATGGTTAGAAAAAAGAGAGAAGGAAAACTTATATAAAAAACCTATAAGTATCTATGAGTTGCATCTTGGTTCATGGAAAAGAAACTATAACCGCGGAGAAGGTCCTGAAGATGGAAGAGAATTCCTAAATTATAAAGAGATTGCTAAAAAGCTTGTTCCTTATATATTGGAAACAGGTTTTACACACATTGAAATTCTCCCATTGACTGAGCATCCCCTAGATACCTCTTGGGGATATCAAGGTGTTGGATATTTCTCTATCACCAGTAGATACGGAACTCCAGAAGATTTCAAACACCTTGTAAACGAGTGCCATAAAGCTGGAATAGGAGTTATTTTAGATTGGGTTCCTGGACATTTTTGTAAAGACGCCCACGGTTTATATAGATTTGATGGAACACCTCTTTTTGAATACGAAAACGAAATTTTAGGGGAAAATCCCACTTGGGGAACTGCTAACTTTGACTTTACTAAACCCTTTGTAAAAAACTTTTTATTATCAAGTGCAACATTTTTATTTGAACATTTTCATATTGATGGAATCAGAGCTGATGCAGTCTCTAATCTTTTATACCTTGAGTATGGGCGAGAAAAAACTGGCCTTAAAAACTCTTTAGGTGGAGATGCTAAGCTAGAGGCTATTGATTTTCTTAGAACACTCAACGAAACAATTTTTAAACTTTACAAAAATCCACTAATGATCGCTGAAGAAGCTACTTCATGGCCTTTAGTTACCGCTCCTACATATAAGGGTGGACTAGGTTTTAACTATAAATGGAATATGGGATGGATGAATGATATGTTAAAGTACATGTCTTATTCTCCTTGCGAGAGAGATAGTCATCACAATCTTTTAACCTTCTCTCTTATGTATGCTTTTAGTGAAAACTTTATATTAGCTTTATCTCATGATGAAGTTGTTCATGGAAAAAAATCTCTTCTAGATAAAATGAATGGAGATTATATACAAAAATTTGACTCCCTTAGAATGTTTTATGGATTTATGTTTGGACATCCAGGAAAAAAACTTCTTTTCATGGGAGGGGAGTTTGGTCAATTTATTGAATGGAGATATTATGAGGAATTAGAGTGGAAACTTTTAAAATACCCTCAGCACGACTCTTTAAAAACTTACGTTAGTAAATTAAATGAGTTTTATAAATCAGAGCCAGCTCTTTGGGGAAATGATTCAACTGGTGATGGTTTCCAATGGTTAAATCACAAAAATCATACTCAAAAGCTCATAACTTTTATTAGAAAAGGTGATACTTCTGAAGATTTTATTTTAGTTGTTTGTAACTTTACTAAAAATGAATATATCAACCACTCTATTGGTGTTCCTAGAATGGTTGAATATGAAGAACTTTTCAATAGTGATAAAGATATCTTTGGAGGAAGTAATCAAACTAATCCAAATATTATAAAACCTATAAATAGAGAATTAGATGATCAACCATTCTCTATTCCTATAAACATAGCTCCACTTTGTACACTATTTTTAAAACCAATATTTAAAAGGGGGAAGTAA
- a CDS encoding helix-turn-helix domain-containing protein gives MKLSKIDISILKLLINHETLSLEQITFFLNISIVTARNSIKNINIFLKSYNFGKIIKSNKEFYLNLTKDSFEIPDNDLNITLSSEERISYMIILLIFEKKVNLNSLTDIFQVSRNTLNNDLLHMKKFFKKSNLSLKSISWQGILLKGDYNTIKEFSIKYLSKILIKKELNEIIWTLYGKFLNPLVKRYFDTFITPKLPANIKLLQQKIITTLNLEIGVYLYEKIECMLIYHFIFYKDICENFDLNLNSFSEDLQIVFNNIYNSLEKIDDFKNLDLKVFQSLATSLLTITDEYIYTTYKPLTKPISDRVEEIYSVTLNKTEVTLLSQILSNAYFKFDFSIISYSNYFITDYDIPKSVITDIKYTLKKKKITLLEEDYYTLAIYLYDTICTRYKTLDIDINFLIIDSSFKNWLGHELKKEFLKHLSFLKIDILSIFNYSTLDNSLIEKYDYILFTNYIDKKTLLKKNPELKDKIYYVKYNDFFEVNNLWGQLFFGPGGEKSLPFIKRKLNKCLS, from the coding sequence GTGAAACTTTCAAAAATTGATATATCTATTCTTAAGCTTCTTATAAATCACGAAACACTTTCTTTAGAACAGATTACTTTCTTTTTAAATATATCTATTGTTACAGCTCGAAATAGTATTAAAAATATTAATATTTTTTTAAAATCTTATAATTTTGGAAAAATAATAAAATCTAATAAAGAGTTTTATCTCAATTTAACTAAAGATTCTTTTGAAATTCCTGACAATGATTTAAATATAACTTTAAGTTCTGAAGAGCGAATATCATATATGATTATTCTATTAATTTTTGAGAAAAAAGTTAACCTTAACTCTTTAACTGATATCTTTCAAGTAAGTAGAAATACTCTAAACAATGATTTATTACACATGAAAAAATTTTTTAAAAAATCTAATCTATCTTTAAAAAGTATCTCTTGGCAAGGAATTCTTCTAAAAGGAGACTACAACACTATAAAGGAGTTTTCTATTAAATATTTAAGTAAAATCCTTATAAAAAAAGAACTTAACGAGATTATTTGGACACTTTATGGAAAATTTTTAAATCCTCTTGTAAAAAGGTATTTTGATACTTTTATAACACCTAAACTTCCCGCTAACATAAAATTACTTCAACAAAAGATAATAACTACTTTAAATCTTGAAATTGGAGTATATCTCTATGAAAAAATTGAGTGCATGCTTATATATCACTTTATTTTTTATAAAGATATTTGTGAGAATTTTGATTTAAATTTAAATTCTTTTTCTGAAGATTTACAAATTGTCTTTAATAATATTTATAACTCTTTAGAAAAAATAGATGATTTTAAAAATCTTGATTTAAAAGTTTTTCAAAGCTTAGCAACTTCTCTTTTAACTATAACAGATGAATATATCTATACTACTTATAAACCCCTTACTAAACCTATATCTGACCGTGTTGAAGAAATATATAGTGTCACTTTAAACAAAACAGAAGTTACTCTTCTATCTCAAATATTGAGTAATGCATACTTTAAATTTGATTTTTCCATTATAAGTTATTCTAATTATTTTATAACTGATTATGATATCCCTAAAAGTGTAATTACAGATATTAAATATACTTTAAAAAAGAAAAAAATTACTCTTTTAGAAGAGGACTATTATACTTTAGCAATCTATCTTTATGACACTATATGTACTCGTTATAAAACTTTAGATATCGATATAAACTTTTTAATAATTGATTCATCTTTTAAAAACTGGTTAGGTCATGAATTAAAAAAAGAGTTTCTAAAGCATCTCTCATTTTTAAAAATAGATATTTTATCTATTTTTAATTACTCTACTTTAGACAACTCTCTTATTGAAAAGTATGATTATATACTTTTTACAAACTACATAGATAAAAAAACTCTTTTGAAGAAAAATCCTGAATTAAAAGATAAGATATATTATGTTAAATATAATGATTTTTTTGAAGTCAATAATCTGTGGGGACAACTATTTTTTGGTCCTGGTGGTGAAAAATCACTACCATTTATAAAAAGAAAACTCAACAAATGCCTTTCTTAG
- the glgD gene encoding glucose-1-phosphate adenylyltransferase subunit GlgD: protein MLSKYTGVITSFESRDLLKTLTLHRGIATVPIAGKYRAVDFPLSYMRNAGIKNIHILTPKNCRSLRNHLDVTKSWGLNRKNGGLTIHTGDVETDTELLVENFDDLLKAKDDMIVIAPTYMVANIDLDKAMEFHELSEADITVIYKNIPEPSENFLGCDILEFNEKNNLNRVCSNFLPKKNQNVSLEIFLIKRSLLMALIMARPNKDLPLKDIIYRSKTNLKITGFEHKEYLSCLNSLANYFRTNMELINSKNLKELFFNENRPIFSKIKDSIPTHYLSEEVVKNSIISNECFVEGTVINSVLSRYVNVERGAKLENCIILQNCTIKAGTHLKNVIVDKNVILEDTELEGNPFYPLVIQKKYKF, encoded by the coding sequence ATGTTATCAAAATACACTGGAGTTATAACATCTTTTGAAAGTAGAGATCTTTTAAAAACTTTAACTTTACATAGAGGAATTGCTACTGTACCCATTGCAGGTAAATATCGAGCAGTGGATTTCCCTCTGTCATATATGAGAAATGCTGGAATAAAAAATATCCACATACTTACACCTAAAAATTGTCGTTCTCTTAGAAACCACCTAGATGTTACTAAATCTTGGGGTTTAAATAGAAAAAATGGAGGTCTTACAATTCACACAGGAGATGTTGAAACAGATACTGAACTTTTAGTTGAAAATTTCGATGATCTTTTAAAAGCTAAAGATGATATGATTGTTATTGCTCCTACATATATGGTAGCTAATATAGATTTAGATAAAGCTATGGAGTTTCATGAACTTTCAGAAGCTGACATTACTGTTATATATAAAAATATCCCTGAACCATCTGAAAATTTTTTAGGATGCGATATATTAGAATTTAATGAAAAAAACAATCTAAATAGGGTTTGCAGTAATTTTTTACCAAAGAAAAACCAAAATGTATCTTTAGAGATATTTTTAATTAAAAGATCTCTTTTAATGGCCCTTATTATGGCAAGACCTAATAAGGATCTACCACTAAAAGATATTATTTATAGAAGTAAAACTAATCTAAAAATTACAGGATTTGAGCATAAAGAGTATCTATCATGTTTAAACTCTCTTGCTAATTATTTTAGAACTAATATGGAACTTATTAACTCTAAAAATTTAAAAGAACTATTTTTCAATGAAAATAGACCTATTTTTAGTAAAATAAAAGATTCTATTCCTACTCATTATTTAAGTGAAGAGGTAGTAAAAAACTCTATTATTTCCAATGAATGTTTTGTTGAAGGAACTGTTATAAATAGTGTTTTATCTAGATATGTAAATGTTGAGCGAGGTGCAAAGCTAGAGAATTGTATCATTCTTCAAAATTGTACTATTAAAGCTGGAACACATTTAAAAAATGTAATTGTTGATAAAAATGTAATTTTAGAAGATACAGAGTTAGAAGGTAATCCTTTTTATCCTCTCGTTATTCAAAAAAAATATAAGTTTTAA
- the glgA gene encoding glycogen synthase GlgA has protein sequence MKNINLLFATSEADPFLKVGGLGDVSHALPKALKKVGVNAKVILPKNGNIPKKFIEKMNFLGSFTVPVGWRNQYAGLFHLEYDGVDFYFLDNEYYFKRHVPYGHYDDGEIFSFYCRGVLEAIKHIPDFTPDIIHCNDWHTGMIPVLLKAFYKNDPLLKNTKTVFTIHNLKYQGVFSKDILGELLCLDSSYYSEDKLKFYDGVSFMKGGLIYSDLVTTVSETYAKEITYPFYGEKLNGLIIELGDKVHGIVNGIDYTLYDPRKDDKLYANFGLTNLKKKSINKVELQKRLGLPVDENVLMVGLVSRLVSQKGLDLIKWVMDEILNINLQFVVLGTGDVQYQDLFNYYSYINPGKLSANIKFSDELARKIYGACDLFLMPSLFEPCGIGQLIAMRYGTIPLVRETGGLKDTVSNFNPETLGGTGFVFQNYNAHDMLFKLEYAAKIFYEDKKAWTALMRSCMKYNSDWKESAKKYKSLYGGLL, from the coding sequence ATGAAAAATATTAATCTACTTTTTGCTACTTCAGAAGCTGATCCTTTCTTAAAAGTTGGTGGCTTAGGGGATGTTTCTCATGCCCTTCCCAAGGCTCTTAAAAAAGTAGGGGTTAATGCTAAAGTTATTCTTCCTAAAAATGGAAATATCCCTAAAAAATTTATTGAAAAAATGAATTTTTTAGGCTCTTTCACTGTTCCTGTAGGTTGGCGAAATCAATACGCTGGACTTTTTCATTTAGAATATGATGGAGTTGATTTTTACTTTTTAGATAATGAGTATTATTTTAAAAGACATGTTCCATATGGTCATTATGATGATGGGGAAATTTTCTCTTTTTACTGTAGAGGAGTTTTAGAAGCTATAAAACATATTCCTGACTTCACTCCAGATATAATTCATTGTAATGACTGGCATACTGGTATGATTCCTGTACTATTAAAAGCTTTTTATAAAAATGATCCTCTTTTAAAAAATACTAAAACAGTTTTTACTATTCATAATTTAAAATATCAAGGAGTTTTCTCTAAAGATATTTTAGGAGAGTTATTATGTCTTGATAGTTCTTACTATTCAGAGGATAAACTTAAATTTTATGATGGAGTTTCTTTTATGAAAGGAGGGCTTATATACTCTGATTTAGTAACAACCGTTAGTGAAACCTATGCTAAAGAGATCACTTATCCTTTCTATGGAGAAAAATTAAATGGATTAATAATCGAACTAGGAGATAAAGTTCATGGAATTGTAAATGGGATTGATTATACTCTCTATGATCCTAGAAAAGATGATAAACTTTATGCTAATTTTGGTCTTACGAACTTAAAGAAAAAATCTATAAATAAAGTTGAACTACAAAAACGTCTTGGACTTCCTGTTGATGAAAACGTTCTTATGGTTGGCTTAGTTTCTCGTTTAGTTAGCCAAAAAGGCCTTGATTTAATAAAGTGGGTTATGGATGAAATTTTAAATATTAACCTTCAATTTGTTGTTCTTGGAACTGGAGATGTTCAATATCAAGATCTATTTAATTACTACTCATATATTAATCCTGGAAAGCTTTCTGCAAATATAAAATTTAGTGATGAGCTAGCTCGAAAAATATATGGAGCTTGCGATCTATTTTTAATGCCGTCACTTTTTGAACCTTGTGGTATTGGTCAACTTATTGCTATGAGATATGGTACTATTCCTCTAGTTAGAGAAACAGGTGGATTAAAAGATACAGTTAGTAACTTTAACCCTGAAACTCTTGGTGGAACAGGATTTGTTTTTCAAAATTATAATGCTCATGACATGCTTTTTAAGCTTGAATATGCTGCTAAGATTTTCTATGAAGATAAAAAAGCCTGGACTGCTCTTATGAGATCATGCATGAAATATAACTCTGATTGGAAAGAGTCTGCTAAAAAATATAAATCATTATATGGAGGTCTTTTATGA
- a CDS encoding glucose-1-phosphate adenylyltransferase, which yields MKKKMIAMILAGGQGSRLKKLTKDVAKPAVPFGGKYRIIDFPLSNCVNSGIDTVGVLVQYKPFLLNRHIGVGSPWDLDIEGAGVSILPPYSTESENRWYKGTADAIFQNENYIDMYNPEYVLILSGDHIYKMDYDKMLDFHIEKGAQATVAVIDVPMDEASRFGIMNTTDTGEIYEFEEKPKEPKSTLASMGIYIFNWSLLKKALKEDQQDKYSEKDFGKNIIPKLLREGHKLMAYPFAGYWKDVGTIESLWAANMDLLDSSNPIDLFDRNWRIYSQATNKPGHLLEETAVIKNSIISEGCIIKGEVINSIISSEVLIEEGAKVHNSVILAGAVLKEGSFVNRIILGENVTVEAGEHFGRKDEILFISGGDE from the coding sequence ATGAAAAAGAAAATGATTGCCATGATTTTAGCTGGAGGACAAGGTAGTAGATTAAAAAAACTTACTAAAGATGTTGCTAAGCCAGCTGTTCCTTTTGGTGGAAAATACAGAATTATCGATTTTCCACTGAGTAATTGTGTTAACTCAGGAATTGATACTGTAGGGGTTTTAGTTCAGTATAAACCATTTTTATTAAATAGACACATAGGAGTTGGAAGTCCTTGGGATCTAGATATTGAAGGGGCTGGAGTTAGTATTTTACCTCCATACTCCACAGAAAGTGAAAATCGTTGGTATAAAGGAACTGCTGACGCAATCTTTCAAAATGAAAACTATATTGATATGTATAATCCTGAATATGTTCTTATTCTATCAGGAGATCATATCTATAAAATGGATTATGATAAGATGTTAGATTTTCATATTGAAAAAGGAGCTCAAGCCACAGTTGCTGTTATTGATGTTCCTATGGATGAGGCCTCTCGTTTTGGCATTATGAATACAACAGACACTGGAGAGATATATGAGTTTGAAGAAAAACCAAAAGAACCTAAGAGTACTCTAGCTAGTATGGGAATATACATTTTTAATTGGTCACTTCTAAAAAAAGCATTAAAAGAGGATCAACAAGATAAATATTCTGAAAAAGATTTTGGAAAGAATATTATTCCTAAGCTTTTGAGAGAGGGGCATAAACTAATGGCTTATCCTTTTGCTGGATATTGGAAAGACGTTGGAACAATTGAAAGCTTATGGGCTGCTAATATGGATCTATTAGATAGCTCTAATCCTATAGATTTATTTGATAGAAATTGGAGAATCTACTCTCAAGCAACTAATAAGCCAGGGCATCTTCTAGAAGAAACTGCTGTTATTAAAAACTCTATTATTTCAGAAGGGTGTATTATTAAAGGAGAGGTTATTAACTCAATTATCTCATCTGAAGTTCTAATTGAAGAGGGAGCTAAAGTACACAACAGCGTTATCTTAGCTGGGGCTGTTTTAAAAGAAGGAAGTTTTGTTAATAGAATAATTTTAGGTGAAAATGTAACAGTAGAAGCTGGAGAACACTTTGGAAGAAAAGATGAAATTTTATTTATAAGCGGGGGGGATGAATAA